The following are encoded together in the Leptospira langatensis genome:
- a CDS encoding efflux RND transporter permease subunit: protein MISKLIESVLRLRVPTLIGALVAVLLGVWAWTDIRKEAYSDIADTQVRLIAKFPGKAAVEVEERVTLPIERVLNAIPKVAVRRSRTINGLVVFQFVFEDGTDDYFARMRLMERVADADIPDEVEPTLGPMSSPVGEIFRYVVESSGNHTPMELRTIQDWIVMPKMLSIPGIADVVTFGGLPKQFHVVTSPDKLVRYKLTINDVIEAIQANNLNTGGNLLLQGEQGFPIRSLGAIRTPEHIENIVVKTVNGVPVFIRDLATVEIAHPIPSGVLGYSVRVDGNVVDVDSSVQGLVAMRRWGDPNEMGDRIRAKVKEINENYLPDGVQLRTSYDRSDLVNYTLRTIGRTLLEGVFVVSLVLIFFIGSAKASLVVVATIPFALLFAFLLMDLTGIPASLLSLGAIDFGIVVDGAVIMVENIMRRYRDASPVEKSRGIIKLTAEAASEVGTEILFSILIIILAYLPIFSFERIEGRLFKPMAFTISFAIFGALLFSMTVVPILMTYMFRGYFESANPGPIAWENPIYGWLEVRYKKLISFLVDRSKKVVIYCFSVVTALLIVGGLKLGTEFLPEMDEGGFNLRIFFPVGISLPEARKFMPKIREMIYRNEQVNVVLSQLGRNDDGTDPLPPNRLEVLVGLKDYDDWKERITKQELLLRMKNELEAGLPGARVSFSQPIMDNLSEAIMGTIADLAVFVSGNDLKIMRGLAEDILEIVKEMPGASEYGIEQEADSPQLTVRIDREAAARYGINVSDIQQMVEAAIGMQRISTLYEGPSDVPPKTPARFGIVVRFSKDYRASMRAVEAMPIISPKGERIPLSQLAKITLEDGPTMIFRQEGRRTITVRTNVRGRDQGGFVTELRKKIQQKIKLPEGYEVRYGGQYENLARVGKKLALVIPITVAIIFGVLFLLYRNLKYVYVALACLPLSLVGGIYALLLRGYYFNVSSGVGFISLFGIATMSGVLFVSRTNHLLHEEPTISIKEAVNRAAVIQLRPMLMTMLLALLGLIPATLASGVGSDVQRPLATVIVGGLFSALLLVLTVLPSLYLIVVGERKGFLSTGTAPGSDLSLHPEAYISLYEDDEESPVPKRNGKKSKPILSGKKRK, encoded by the coding sequence GTGATCAGCAAACTAATCGAGTCCGTTCTTAGATTAAGGGTCCCTACACTTATCGGGGCGTTAGTCGCCGTATTATTGGGAGTTTGGGCCTGGACGGATATCCGAAAAGAAGCGTATTCGGACATCGCGGACACTCAGGTCCGTTTGATCGCTAAATTCCCTGGCAAGGCCGCTGTAGAAGTGGAGGAAAGGGTCACTCTTCCTATAGAAAGGGTCTTGAATGCCATTCCGAAAGTTGCGGTTCGTAGATCCAGGACCATCAACGGTCTAGTCGTCTTTCAATTCGTATTTGAAGATGGTACCGACGATTATTTCGCTCGTATGCGTTTGATGGAACGGGTTGCAGATGCGGATATTCCCGACGAAGTGGAACCGACTCTCGGACCGATGAGCTCTCCTGTAGGTGAGATCTTTAGATACGTTGTAGAATCTTCCGGCAATCATACTCCAATGGAACTCAGAACGATCCAAGACTGGATCGTTATGCCCAAGATGCTTTCCATTCCTGGGATCGCAGACGTGGTTACCTTCGGAGGTCTTCCGAAGCAATTTCACGTAGTTACTTCTCCCGATAAATTGGTACGTTATAAATTAACGATAAACGACGTGATTGAGGCGATCCAAGCCAATAACTTGAATACGGGAGGAAACCTTCTTCTGCAAGGGGAGCAAGGATTTCCGATCCGGTCATTGGGTGCGATCCGTACTCCGGAGCATATAGAAAATATCGTCGTAAAAACGGTGAATGGGGTTCCTGTATTCATCCGGGATCTTGCCACAGTAGAGATCGCGCATCCTATTCCGAGCGGGGTACTGGGATATAGCGTTCGTGTGGATGGGAATGTAGTGGATGTGGATTCTTCCGTGCAAGGTCTAGTCGCTATGAGACGTTGGGGCGATCCGAACGAGATGGGAGATCGGATCCGTGCTAAGGTTAAGGAGATCAATGAAAATTATCTTCCGGACGGAGTGCAACTTCGGACTTCTTACGATAGAAGCGATCTCGTAAACTATACTCTACGAACTATCGGCAGAACTCTCTTAGAAGGGGTTTTCGTTGTAAGTTTGGTTTTGATCTTCTTTATTGGAAGCGCTAAGGCTTCGTTGGTCGTTGTCGCGACAATTCCATTCGCACTTTTATTTGCCTTCCTTCTCATGGATCTAACAGGCATTCCTGCGAGTTTATTATCTTTGGGCGCGATCGACTTCGGTATCGTAGTGGATGGGGCAGTCATCATGGTGGAAAACATCATGAGAAGATACAGGGATGCAAGTCCTGTGGAAAAGAGTAGGGGGATCATCAAGCTCACTGCAGAAGCTGCTTCCGAGGTCGGAACGGAGATCTTATTTTCCATTTTGATCATCATTCTCGCATATTTGCCTATCTTCTCCTTTGAAAGGATAGAGGGAAGATTATTCAAGCCGATGGCTTTCACGATTTCTTTCGCTATCTTTGGGGCCTTACTCTTCTCCATGACGGTAGTCCCTATCCTGATGACATACATGTTCCGAGGATACTTTGAATCGGCAAACCCGGGACCGATCGCTTGGGAGAACCCGATCTACGGTTGGTTGGAAGTACGTTATAAAAAGTTAATATCTTTCTTAGTGGATCGATCCAAGAAAGTTGTGATCTACTGCTTCAGCGTTGTGACGGCTCTCTTGATCGTTGGCGGCCTCAAGCTCGGGACTGAGTTCCTTCCTGAGATGGACGAGGGAGGATTCAATCTCCGTATCTTCTTCCCGGTAGGGATATCGCTACCGGAGGCGAGAAAGTTCATGCCTAAGATCAGAGAGATGATCTATAGGAACGAGCAGGTGAACGTAGTACTTTCTCAGCTGGGAAGGAACGACGACGGAACGGACCCTCTTCCTCCAAACCGTTTGGAGGTACTCGTTGGTCTGAAAGACTACGATGATTGGAAGGAAAGGATCACTAAGCAGGAATTGCTTTTAAGAATGAAAAACGAACTGGAAGCGGGACTTCCGGGCGCAAGGGTAAGTTTTTCTCAGCCTATCATGGACAACCTTTCCGAAGCGATCATGGGAACGATTGCTGACTTAGCCGTATTCGTTTCCGGAAACGACTTGAAGATCATGAGAGGTCTTGCGGAAGATATCCTGGAAATCGTAAAAGAGATGCCTGGAGCGAGCGAATACGGTATTGAGCAAGAGGCAGACAGCCCTCAGTTGACGGTTCGGATTGACCGAGAGGCAGCAGCTCGCTATGGGATCAATGTAAGCGATATACAGCAAATGGTGGAAGCGGCGATCGGAATGCAGAGGATCAGCACATTGTATGAAGGTCCTTCCGATGTTCCTCCTAAGACACCGGCAAGATTCGGGATCGTAGTCCGATTCTCTAAGGATTATAGAGCCTCTATGAGAGCAGTCGAGGCGATGCCGATCATTTCTCCAAAAGGAGAAAGGATCCCTCTCTCCCAATTAGCGAAGATTACTTTAGAAGACGGACCGACTATGATCTTCCGACAAGAAGGAAGAAGGACGATCACAGTTCGTACTAACGTGCGGGGAAGGGACCAAGGCGGTTTCGTTACTGAACTGAGAAAGAAGATCCAGCAAAAGATCAAGCTTCCGGAAGGGTATGAAGTCAGATACGGTGGTCAGTATGAGAACTTGGCGCGAGTAGGTAAGAAACTTGCACTCGTAATTCCGATCACCGTGGCGATCATCTTCGGAGTATTATTCTTACTTTATAGAAATTTGAAATACGTTTATGTGGCTCTTGCCTGTTTGCCACTATCCTTAGTAGGAGGGATCTATGCTCTTCTCTTACGAGGATACTACTTTAACGTATCCAGTGGTGTCGGGTTCATTTCCCTTTTCGGGATTGCCACCATGTCGGGCGTGTTATTCGTCTCTAGGACCAATCACTTGCTTCATGAAGAGCCTACGATCAGCATTAAGGAAGCGGTAAACCGTGCAGCTGTGATCCAACTTCGCCCTATGCTCATGACCATGCTCTTGGCGTTGCTTGGTCTGATCCCTGCGACTCTTGCGTCAGGGGTTGGGTCGGATGTGCAGAGACCGCTTGCTACTGTGATCGTAGGGGGATTATTCTCCGCTTTACTCCTGGTCTTAACCGTTCTTCCGTCCCTGTATTTGATCGTAGTGGGAGAGAGGAAAGGGTTTCTTTCCACTGGAACCGCTCCGGGCAGCGATCTTTCCCTTCATCCGGAAGCATATATCTCTCTTTATGAAGATGATGAGGAATCTCCGGTCCCGAAGAGGAATGGAAAAAAATCGAAGCCGATCCTCTCCGGAAAGAAACGAAAATAA
- a CDS encoding SDR family NAD(P)-dependent oxidoreductase: MAKKIIVVGASSGIGKEIATQLIAEGHQVAAFARREKELKKIAPSSKTKNLFVKHDVTEYSKVPGEFSKAVKALGGLDEIYYASGVMHRVGPEEFPVQKDLEMLEVNLLGCVAWLDSAAAYFQEKKAGKIIGISSIAGDRGRRGNPVYNASKAGMSTYLEALRNRLAVQGIQVVTVKPGMIQTPMTEGLSGLMWLITAKEAAQVILAKVNAGREVFYVPARWAIVSLIIRLIPSFIFRRLSV; this comes from the coding sequence ATGGCTAAAAAGATCATCGTTGTAGGCGCTTCAAGCGGTATTGGAAAGGAAATCGCAACCCAATTAATCGCAGAAGGTCACCAAGTCGCTGCGTTTGCTCGCAGGGAAAAGGAATTGAAGAAGATCGCTCCTTCTTCCAAGACAAAAAATCTTTTCGTTAAACATGACGTAACCGAATACTCCAAGGTTCCTGGAGAATTTTCCAAGGCAGTCAAGGCATTGGGTGGTCTGGACGAGATCTATTACGCTTCCGGAGTCATGCATCGAGTCGGTCCCGAAGAATTTCCGGTACAGAAAGACTTGGAAATGTTAGAAGTGAATCTTCTAGGTTGTGTGGCCTGGTTGGACTCCGCTGCGGCTTATTTCCAAGAGAAGAAGGCAGGCAAGATCATCGGGATCTCTTCCATCGCCGGCGATAGAGGAAGAAGGGGAAATCCAGTATATAACGCGTCTAAGGCGGGAATGTCCACTTATCTGGAGGCATTACGCAATCGTCTTGCAGTGCAAGGAATACAAGTAGTCACCGTTAAACCGGGTATGATCCAAACGCCTATGACGGAAGGTCTTTCCGGGCTCATGTGGCTTATTACCGCAAAGGAAGCCGCTCAAGTCATATTAGCAAAAGTGAATGCAGGTAGGGAAGTCTTCTATGTTCCGGCTCGTTGGGCCATCGTTTCCCTTATCATTCGTCTCATTCCTTCCTTTATTTTCAGAAGGCTTTCCGTTTAA
- a CDS encoding FAD-binding oxidoreductase: MATAAKKKTASKPAAKKKSGSKFDTGAFEARLTPIQKVETWGMNHFSESHVFQPESVEDFKSLFAYANATGAKIAFRGGGCSYGDAATNVKGIVVDIRNFNKILSFNPKTGILVAQSGVTIKQLWEFGIEKGFWPPVVSGTMFPTLGGALSMNIHGKNNFAVGPIGDHIQEFTFISPEGKEFVCSPTKNSDIFYSAISGFGMLGAFLTVTIKLKKIYAGKMKVWPVNTSNLQEMYDYFEKEYKHSDYLVGWVDSFASGKGLGRGQIHKAVHLKEGEDPGFPENCKVENQILPNTLLGVIPKAWMWIFMYPFSNNLGMRFVNLGKWISGFIGNNKPYLQGHAEYAFLLDYVPNWKFMYKPGAMIQYQSFIPKENAVKGFEEILSLCQKRGIVNWLAVFKKHRPDKFLLTHAVDGYSMAMDFPVTKRNKEKLWDLAKEMDEIVLKNGGRFYFAKDSTLRPEIYRRSMPKQNLDKFKAMKKKLDPKNILESDLFRRVWGK, encoded by the coding sequence ATGGCTACTGCCGCTAAGAAGAAAACCGCAAGCAAACCGGCTGCGAAGAAAAAATCCGGATCCAAATTCGATACTGGCGCTTTCGAAGCCAGACTGACCCCGATCCAAAAAGTCGAAACCTGGGGAATGAACCATTTCTCGGAGAGCCACGTGTTCCAGCCGGAATCCGTGGAGGATTTCAAATCCTTATTTGCATATGCAAACGCTACAGGAGCAAAGATCGCTTTCAGAGGGGGCGGTTGTAGTTACGGGGACGCGGCAACGAACGTAAAAGGGATCGTAGTAGATATCCGAAACTTCAACAAGATCCTTTCCTTCAATCCAAAGACGGGGATTTTGGTTGCTCAGTCCGGAGTCACGATCAAACAACTCTGGGAATTCGGCATTGAGAAAGGGTTCTGGCCTCCCGTAGTGAGTGGGACCATGTTCCCTACCTTAGGTGGAGCTCTTTCTATGAATATCCATGGAAAGAATAATTTTGCAGTCGGTCCGATCGGGGATCATATCCAAGAATTTACTTTTATTAGTCCGGAAGGAAAAGAGTTCGTTTGTTCTCCGACTAAGAACTCCGATATTTTCTACTCCGCGATTTCCGGATTCGGAATGCTCGGTGCCTTCCTTACTGTAACCATTAAATTAAAGAAAATTTATGCAGGTAAGATGAAGGTTTGGCCGGTCAATACCTCCAATCTGCAAGAGATGTACGACTACTTCGAGAAGGAATACAAACATTCCGACTACTTAGTGGGTTGGGTAGATTCCTTCGCATCCGGTAAGGGCTTAGGAAGAGGCCAGATCCATAAGGCGGTCCATCTAAAAGAAGGAGAGGATCCCGGCTTTCCTGAAAATTGCAAAGTAGAGAATCAGATCCTACCTAACACTCTGCTTGGAGTGATCCCTAAGGCTTGGATGTGGATCTTTATGTATCCGTTCAGCAATAATTTGGGAATGAGATTCGTGAACCTAGGAAAATGGATCTCCGGTTTTATCGGAAATAATAAGCCTTATTTGCAAGGACATGCGGAGTACGCCTTCCTCTTGGATTACGTTCCGAACTGGAAATTTATGTACAAGCCGGGCGCCATGATCCAGTACCAAAGTTTTATCCCTAAGGAAAATGCGGTCAAAGGTTTCGAAGAGATCTTAAGTCTCTGTCAGAAGAGAGGGATCGTGAACTGGCTTGCGGTGTTCAAGAAGCATAGGCCGGACAAATTTCTTTTAACACATGCTGTGGACGGATATTCTATGGCCATGGATTTTCCGGTGACCAAGAGGAATAAGGAAAAACTCTGGGATCTCGCAAAGGAAATGGATGAGATCGTTCTGAAGAACGGAGGAAGATTCTATTTTGCAAAAGATAGCACTCTTAGACCCGAGATCTACAGAAGATCCATGCCGAAACAGAATCTGGACAAGTTCAAGGCAATGAAGAAGAAGTTGGATCCCAAGAATATCCTGGAATCCGATCTTTTCAGAAGGGTCTGGGGAAAATAA
- a CDS encoding CCA tRNA nucleotidyltransferase produces the protein MMNSDPKELIRKIPSPYLEDLLEITKTVRNANGEVYLVGGSVRDLLLEKIPHEYDMAVSLPPEEVQKIFRRTVPTGIKHGTITVLLKDRSYELTTFRKDEDYVDGRRPETVTFGVSLSEDLKRRDFTMNAIALDLANEKLVDEHEGIKDIQNSLIRTIGNPISRFTEDGLRPVRAIRFVSILGFKIHPETEKAILECKTITQKVSPERIHDEFLKLLKSKDPKPSLLLLRKYGILELFTQSKLYANLRPSQSEKGSLDKNDARVAGTRLLTEIEWEEELSHFANLEPEPDRTRLAYFLLTHFAKEELSAESTRFFKDLRFSNQRSKDSQFLARTLDSIQEYSSLLKNASAIRKWVLHPIAQYSGKKELLTWCRELASLSQAHLGNSNWLSQAEEEWKKDAALLLSDLAIDGNWIRKEFPNLPPQMLGEALRLCLEKVLMEPDYNSQEKLQELIRSSFQS, from the coding sequence ATGATGAACTCGGATCCGAAGGAACTCATTCGAAAGATCCCTTCTCCTTATCTGGAGGATCTACTCGAGATCACCAAGACAGTGCGTAACGCGAATGGAGAGGTCTATCTCGTAGGAGGAAGTGTACGAGATCTTCTTTTGGAAAAGATCCCCCACGAATACGATATGGCAGTCTCACTTCCACCGGAAGAAGTGCAGAAGATATTCAGAAGAACGGTTCCGACCGGGATCAAGCACGGAACAATAACCGTCCTACTCAAAGACAGATCCTATGAGCTTACGACTTTTCGAAAAGACGAAGACTATGTGGACGGACGCAGACCCGAAACGGTCACCTTCGGTGTAAGCCTGAGCGAAGACCTAAAGAGAAGGGACTTCACTATGAATGCGATCGCCCTGGATCTAGCGAACGAGAAACTTGTGGATGAACACGAAGGGATCAAAGACATACAGAATTCCCTGATCCGTACGATCGGAAATCCAATCTCACGATTTACAGAAGACGGACTTCGCCCAGTCAGAGCGATACGATTTGTCTCTATCTTAGGATTCAAGATCCATCCCGAAACGGAGAAGGCAATTTTAGAATGCAAAACCATTACACAGAAAGTTTCCCCCGAAAGGATACATGATGAATTTCTAAAGTTACTAAAAAGCAAGGACCCAAAACCATCTCTCCTTCTCCTCCGAAAATACGGGATCCTGGAATTATTCACCCAATCCAAACTATATGCAAATCTTAGGCCTTCCCAAAGCGAGAAGGGATCCTTAGACAAAAATGACGCGAGGGTTGCCGGCACTAGACTTCTCACCGAAATCGAATGGGAAGAAGAACTTTCCCATTTTGCAAACCTGGAGCCGGAACCGGATCGGACGAGGCTTGCATACTTCCTACTCACTCATTTTGCTAAAGAAGAACTGTCCGCGGAATCGACTCGGTTCTTCAAGGACCTACGTTTCTCCAACCAAAGGAGCAAGGACTCCCAGTTTTTGGCCAGGACCCTCGATTCTATCCAGGAATACTCTTCTCTGCTGAAAAATGCCTCTGCGATCCGGAAATGGGTCCTTCACCCCATTGCCCAATACTCCGGAAAGAAGGAACTCCTCACCTGGTGCCGGGAACTGGCTAGCCTCAGCCAGGCTCATCTTGGAAATTCTAACTGGCTTTCCCAAGCAGAAGAAGAATGGAAGAAGGACGCGGCGCTTCTTCTTTCGGATCTGGCGATCGATGGAAATTGGATCAGAAAGGAATTTCCGAACCTTCCCCCTCAAATGCTCGGCGAAGCATTGCGCCTCTGTTTAGAGAAGGTTCTAATGGAACCGGACTATAACTCTCAAGAGAAGCTGCAGGAACTCATTCGCTCCTCCTTCCAAAGCTAA
- a CDS encoding arginyltransferase, which produces MQIDYFEFLDSLPTSPDSACSYYPERISRIKGFAWKEKIAASVLDFLFRFGFRRSGNFYYRTDCPNCSHCLSYRIPLHTFSPNANQKRIQRKNADLRITVSSPEINSEKKSLYSKYQRSRHEGYYGDSEEELVQAMRMQMYDGSGNSREIQIHTEERLLGWMLLDLGKETVSALYSVFDPEEEKRSLGNFLILSAILWAKNNGFLEFHLGLYLPNHPKMDYKSKWKPAEILEKKTGVWEKSEIFLPKYFDLYGREGNGPTKG; this is translated from the coding sequence ATGCAGATCGATTATTTTGAATTTCTGGATTCTCTTCCGACTTCTCCTGACTCCGCTTGTTCGTATTATCCGGAGAGAATTTCCAGGATCAAAGGCTTTGCTTGGAAGGAAAAGATCGCGGCTTCCGTTCTGGACTTTCTATTTAGATTCGGTTTTAGAAGATCGGGAAATTTCTATTATAGGACGGATTGTCCCAACTGTTCTCATTGCTTGAGCTATAGGATCCCGTTGCATACGTTTTCTCCCAATGCAAACCAGAAGAGGATCCAGAGAAAGAACGCAGATCTCAGGATCACCGTTTCTTCTCCTGAGATAAATTCGGAGAAGAAGAGTCTGTATTCCAAATACCAAAGGTCCAGGCATGAAGGTTACTACGGAGACTCGGAAGAAGAGTTAGTACAAGCAATGAGGATGCAGATGTATGACGGTTCCGGAAATTCAAGAGAGATCCAGATCCATACGGAAGAGAGACTTTTAGGTTGGATGCTTTTAGATCTGGGAAAAGAAACGGTGTCCGCATTGTACTCCGTATTCGATCCGGAAGAAGAGAAAAGAAGTCTCGGGAATTTTCTGATCTTATCGGCCATCCTTTGGGCTAAGAACAACGGGTTCCTAGAATTTCATTTGGGTCTGTATCTTCCGAACCACCCTAAGATGGATTATAAGAGTAAGTGGAAGCCGGCCGAGATCTTGGAGAAGAAGACTGGGGTTTGGGAGAAGTCGGAGATCTTTCTTCCGAAATATTTTGACTTGTATGGAAGGGAAGGCAACGGTCCGACCAAGGGATAG
- a CDS encoding ribonuclease HI family protein, translated as MKKLEIYCDGASKGNPGPSSIGVAVYSEKEEVYSISRRISDGTNNMAEWAALEAGLHHCLEQGAEEVVAYLDSELVVKQFRGEYKVKSPHLQEAKEKAKALSSKLKQFSIYHVPREKNKRADKLANLAFES; from the coding sequence TTGAAAAAACTGGAAATCTACTGCGACGGGGCCTCCAAGGGAAATCCAGGGCCTTCTTCTATAGGAGTCGCGGTATATTCCGAGAAGGAAGAGGTCTATTCCATCTCCCGTAGGATCTCTGACGGCACCAATAATATGGCGGAATGGGCCGCTCTCGAAGCAGGCCTTCACCATTGCCTGGAACAGGGAGCCGAAGAAGTCGTGGCCTATCTGGACTCGGAGCTCGTAGTAAAACAGTTCCGGGGGGAATACAAGGTCAAATCCCCTCATTTGCAAGAAGCCAAAGAGAAGGCAAAAGCCCTCAGCTCTAAGCTGAAACAGTTCTCCATCTACCATGTTCCTAGAGAGAAGAACAAAAGAGCGGACAAGCTCGCAAACCTTGCATTCGAATCTTAG
- a CDS encoding outer membrane beta-barrel protein, with translation MMRKKTLSLIATFTLVTASSVFAQAKKEVPDQKVTAAPAKAAEPEPEEKKWYEAVDFSGFVDVYYMYNNNPLQGNAIDATHAFETSNKNFGVNAAALAIQKTAEKGSPWGFRVDFQNGQNNAYQEAPYTTSNQVYNYNMLKQAYVSMYFPVLKGMTLDIGKMATHIGYEVLESMNNPNYTIGAIFQNTIPFIHTGARLTTQFTDKWAGTFYLYNSGGGTGYTSPTPGNLTSTTTNSFFESSNEHKAVGTQLKGTLIEDKLSLTWNTLYSSDGFASGYTGVVDPSQMLVANYLETGSVNGAGTVLPTGQRMKYNKDYWFMNHAILSITPTDRIQIDLDYTWSEKSGAMANANLAQQQYNSANVYTAETVLGGQVNTSHNKSSYQSYGVFSKFKITETWGVNVRIEYLNDKANNGQLNTFSILHGPNASSGDPTYTSVNGGNGYLGAYQQQINTALAEAIKASNPIFAGLTDNQILAAIDPKNYKNYSGAAANYGQYRTFTVTPVWNFTENLLIKLDLRRDWATGYQFIDIHGDKRKDQLGLTLGVVAKF, from the coding sequence ATGATGAGAAAAAAGACATTAAGCCTCATTGCTACCTTTACTCTGGTGACCGCCTCTTCGGTTTTTGCCCAAGCTAAGAAAGAGGTTCCAGATCAAAAGGTAACAGCGGCGCCTGCTAAGGCTGCAGAACCCGAGCCTGAAGAAAAGAAATGGTATGAAGCTGTCGATTTTTCCGGATTCGTGGATGTGTACTACATGTACAATAACAACCCACTGCAAGGAAACGCAATCGACGCGACTCACGCTTTCGAAACTAGCAACAAAAACTTCGGTGTTAACGCCGCAGCTCTTGCAATTCAAAAAACGGCCGAGAAAGGCAGTCCTTGGGGATTCCGAGTCGACTTCCAAAACGGTCAGAACAACGCGTATCAGGAAGCTCCCTATACAACTTCTAACCAGGTATACAACTACAACATGCTGAAACAAGCATACGTGAGTATGTATTTCCCGGTTTTAAAAGGGATGACATTGGATATCGGAAAGATGGCAACACATATCGGCTACGAGGTGCTTGAGTCGATGAACAACCCTAACTACACGATAGGGGCCATCTTCCAAAACACGATCCCATTCATTCACACCGGTGCTCGCTTAACTACTCAGTTTACCGATAAATGGGCTGGAACCTTTTATCTGTACAACAGTGGTGGTGGTACCGGTTACACTAGCCCTACTCCGGGCAACTTGACCAGCACGACTACGAACTCCTTCTTCGAGTCTTCGAACGAACACAAAGCGGTCGGTACTCAGTTGAAAGGAACTCTGATCGAAGATAAACTATCCCTTACCTGGAACACATTGTATTCCAGTGATGGTTTCGCTTCTGGATACACCGGAGTCGTAGATCCTAGCCAAATGTTAGTCGCTAACTATTTGGAAACAGGAAGCGTGAACGGAGCTGGAACAGTTCTTCCTACCGGTCAAAGAATGAAGTATAACAAGGATTATTGGTTCATGAACCATGCAATCTTGTCTATCACTCCGACCGACAGGATCCAAATCGACTTAGACTATACCTGGAGTGAAAAGTCCGGAGCTATGGCTAACGCGAACCTGGCTCAACAACAATACAACTCTGCGAACGTTTATACTGCAGAGACTGTTCTTGGCGGACAAGTAAACACTTCTCACAACAAGAGTAGTTACCAATCTTACGGTGTATTCTCCAAATTCAAAATTACTGAAACTTGGGGAGTGAACGTTCGTATTGAGTATTTGAACGACAAGGCGAACAACGGTCAGTTGAACACCTTCAGTATCCTTCACGGACCGAACGCAAGCAGCGGCGATCCTACTTACACCAGCGTAAACGGTGGAAACGGCTACTTGGGAGCTTACCAACAGCAGATCAACACTGCTCTTGCAGAAGCAATCAAGGCATCCAACCCGATCTTCGCTGGTTTAACGGACAACCAGATCCTTGCGGCTATCGATCCTAAGAACTACAAGAACTACTCCGGAGCAGCAGCTAACTACGGACAGTACAGAACCTTCACCGTTACCCCGGTTTGGAACTTTACTGAAAATCTATTGATCAAATTGGATTTGAGAAGAGACTGGGCAACCGGTTATCAATTCATCGACATCCATGGAGACAAGAGAAAAGACCAACTTGGTCTGACCTTAGGTGTTGTTGCTAAGTTCTAA